The sequence below is a genomic window from Mytilus edulis chromosome 2, xbMytEdul2.2, whole genome shotgun sequence.
GAAATATGGAGTATTCTTAGCTAATACAAGActtgttttgattttgatgatAGACTATTGAGTTATAATTCTCTGACTTTTCACCATGACTGAACATTATGAGGATTCACCAAGATACGATACACTTTCTCCCGTTGCAGAAGCAAAGAACAAATACTTTTCAAATCTTACTTCAAACAAGGATGAAGGGATGTACAAACCAACAGTACTATATGTCCCAAATCGTACAGCTTTCCGTGGAAAATATCCAGTTATGTCTGTTCAGCAGAAGAAAAATGGACGATATGTTGTAGTGGAGCAAAAACCAATTCATACAGTGTGTGCTCCTGAAAACCCAGAACTTCAAAGGATCAGAGAGAAAGAGTTACAGTACATTGGTCCTGACGgggaaatcaaatataaatacttaaaacctgcatggaaatTCTCTAAGAAGGGGAGTTACATCGAGAGGTCATTTAACCGTGAATTCCATGAGCCATATTTACCTCCCCTTAGTGATAAGAGAGGATATGGAGAGGTCAAGTCCAAAGTAGGAACTTTTGCAAACTTTGATCATGCTCCAGCTGGAGGAAATAGGAAAATTCCTACATTTAAGGTGAAATGGCATGCAGAGCCAAAAATTGATTCATTTGACAGGAAAAGCAAGAGCTATCCAAATTCTGATATAGGGAGTGCAAGGACCTCTCACTCCGACCCTTACAGTTTACAACTAAGTTCAAAGCCTCATTATGGTGCCAAAGGGGACAGTGTTTCATTCGGAAGTTATCATTATAACACCCCTTCAGTAGTGCATGAGATTCCATCAGCTCGTACTTTGGAGGCAGAAGCAAAGGTTGGTTCCCTAGACAATATAAACTATAAACCACGAGGTGGAAAAACTCATATTAAAATGCAGTTCCCAACAAACTGGAAAGCAGAAGCAAAGGTAGACTCCTTGGAAAAAATCTTCCATAATCCTGCTGGTGGGGAGGTTACCATTATAGATATGAAACCAAAATGGAAAGCTCTACCAAAAATACAGTCACATAATTACCATTACAAGCAACATAAAGGAGAATTCCAAGTTCCACATTTTGAAGCTGACTGGAAAAATAGTACTGGACCCAAGGTGCACACTTTGGAAAACATAGACTATACTCCTAgaacaaataacaataaaatctATCAACAGAAACTTAAATGGAAGAGGGaatcaaaaatcaaacaaatctgGAAAACAAAGTATCCCTATGATGACCCATATGACCCAACATACGATGAGGATAAGGTCATAGAGGAAAGAATAAGGCAAATGTTAGAAACAGATTCGCGACAAACATCAAGATTTTCAGAATATTAGATTGTTTGTTTTGAAACATTTCTTCAAAGATTGATCTCATTTTGTATGTTGTGGACTAAGATTACCTTAAGGTATTGCCATTATATGGTGTATATCTTACAGAAAGTAAGCCACTGTcgttattattttatattaaagtttaTTTACTTAATTGACTTCACtgattaagtttcattttaaagttCAGTTCTCAAAAGCTAAATTGCCTACTAGAAAAATCCTGGTTAAGCAATTTATGTAGAATGGTATATTGACTTTGAAACAAATAGGTCACTGTGATCCTACAGTTCACACTTTATTGACCGGTAGGCTGTACttgttttttaaatacaaaagatGAATTTGCTTACAGTCATGTTACTTACTGAGTATAGGGGTTTCCCAAACCTACATTAGGATTCACTTTCAATTTTATAACTATGTATTTAATGCAATTATTGGTAAATGTCAATATAAATCcccaaaatattattattatgacTAATATGTTCCATTctattttattgtcaaattaaGTGTTGGGTCTGTAACAATTTTGGTATGAGTATAAGAAGATTTGGGGTATGACTACATATTGGTTTATTGATAACACAAAGATTGACTTGGTGATTTTCTGCAGACAGttgagacatatctctgtgtcaacagtttatttatttatactattTTGATACCATTATTCTTGTCAgattatgaataaaatatttatgtttataatttgtTTGCTAGGCTTATATATTTATAGTTCCACAGTTGTGCAGTGTTATTTATGGATTATGGCATTATTTTTGTCATCTTTGGAAACTATAAACTTGTTTGGCAAGatctttaaaaatttcaactCTGCATTTGAATTAAAACAAGGATTTGATCTCACTTGATTCCTGTTACCAAAATTGTCTAATACTCTATAAAGTCAGGGATGTAATTGCTAGACTAAAATGATGTGCAAACTCATCTACTGCGAAAAAAATTTGGAccattttatttagaaaaacgTTTTATGTTTTCAGTCATTGGAGGGTTAATAACAAAAAGTACCAATATGTCTGCatcagatgtgcattttgacAATCAATGTGTCTTTACCCCTGCCCCTCGGTCCAGGTCTAataactttgaaacttttgcttagtttacatgtattagtttttatTAGATCAGTTTAAGTATAACCATTAATGTTAATTAGGgtatgtcaatgatatttggtatgcaaatgtattggcatttgcaagtctcATTCATTTCCTTGgagatttatttattattatataaccCCATCCCCTCATCatgtttcattgactttgaatcTTTTTCATAGTTTACAAGGGGAACAACCTATATGTGttaaggtttgtttaaagggaacaaCTTATGATACCTCAATGGTATTTGGTAGGCTGTTGTATAAGCAATGACATAtcttgtttccatggagattgtttagccatgtaccttcagtcatggttcattgactttgaataatTGCATAAGTTACATAcaaaagtattgctattttaaagtcaacatttgcattatcaagAGTTTTTGTCGAGCTTgggacttttgtcgcagaaagcttgagatagggatagtgatccagcagCGGCTAcggcagcgttagctaacttcctaaaagatttatattttagaaggttgatcttgatctcattttcatggttcagtggttatagttacgtttttgtcgagcctgcaacttttgttgcagaaagctcgacatagggatagtgatccggcggcggctacggcggcagcggcggtgttagctcacttcttaaaagctttatatttcagaaggtggaagacctggatgcttcatactttgtatatagatgcttcatgttatgaagtttccgtcagtcacatgtccaatgtccttgacctcatttgcatggttcagtgaccacttaaaaaaaaagttcaaatattttgtaatgttgaattctctcttattataagtaataggataactatatttggtatgtgcagaccttgcaaggtcctcatgtctgtcagacagttttcacttgacatcgacctcatttcatggatcagtgatcaaggttaagttttggtggtcaagtccatatctcagatactataagcaatagggctagtatattcggtgtatggaaggactgta
It includes:
- the LOC139513041 gene encoding uncharacterized protein, whose translation is MTEHYEDSPRYDTLSPVAEAKNKYFSNLTSNKDEGMYKPTVLYVPNRTAFRGKYPVMSVQQKKNGRYVVVEQKPIHTVCAPENPELQRIREKELQYIGPDGEIKYKYLKPAWKFSKKGSYIERSFNREFHEPYLPPLSDKRGYGEVKSKVGTFANFDHAPAGGNRKIPTFKVKWHAEPKIDSFDRKSKSYPNSDIGSARTSHSDPYSLQLSSKPHYGAKGDSVSFGSYHYNTPSVVHEIPSARTLEAEAKVGSLDNINYKPRGGKTHIKMQFPTNWKAEAKVDSLEKIFHNPAGGEVTIIDMKPKWKALPKIQSHNYHYKQHKGEFQVPHFEADWKNSTGPKVHTLENIDYTPRTNNNKIYQQKLKWKRESKIKQIWKTKYPYDDPYDPTYDEDKVIEERIRQMLETDSRQTSRFSEY